The following are encoded in a window of Roseimaritima ulvae genomic DNA:
- a CDS encoding sigma-70 family RNA polymerase sigma factor, whose translation MEPADRDLHDQFLRLFMEHEEALRLFARSLLFSQEESREVMQEVAIVLWRKFDASLDSTSFRRWAFGVARMEVLSFRRDRARDRHIFGDDVAQLLEQTLQAEHAALQRERNALENCVDKLPAEQRDLVDTAYEPGVKKRDLARQLGCTAMALYKRLHRIRLQLIECTQRELAAEQNL comes from the coding sequence ATGGAACCCGCCGATCGCGACCTACACGACCAGTTTCTCCGGCTCTTCATGGAGCATGAAGAGGCGTTACGTCTGTTCGCGCGATCCTTGCTGTTTAGCCAAGAAGAATCGCGTGAAGTCATGCAGGAGGTGGCCATCGTGTTGTGGCGGAAGTTCGACGCGTCGCTTGACAGTACCTCGTTTCGTCGTTGGGCATTTGGTGTGGCCCGGATGGAGGTGTTGTCGTTCCGCAGGGACCGCGCCCGGGACCGGCATATCTTTGGGGATGACGTCGCACAGCTGTTGGAGCAAACCCTTCAGGCGGAACATGCCGCGTTGCAGCGGGAAAGAAACGCGTTGGAGAACTGTGTGGACAAGCTGCCCGCTGAGCAACGCGATTTGGTGGACACCGCCTATGAACCGGGCGTGAAGAAACGGGATCTAGCGCGTCAGCTCGGTTGCACGGCCATGGCCCTCTACAAACGACTCCACCGCATCCGCCTCCAACTGATCGAATGTACTCAGCGGGAACTTGCTGCGGAGCAAAATTTGTGA
- a CDS encoding DUF5658 family protein encodes MDLVSTRCTLFTRMMTAILLAGLLTSSLSAQSGRYGRGDRESDTPIESELGYLFVDGTYLPPPYKIEADYEQELIHINGTEYSADAFDLSGYTNRGFGMRGERGSWRFGGRGPRRERGESSPAFPTSSSLQALVREIGSLQHGGFVILQSERPPMVLWTGQNGHELLETLIATETEPRDTLAIPSSLESRSKETWQELVDQFQATPAFLERATADVEKVHAAIDSNRIVANAVVWSERLSYPLTMFGLVLVVIAFGHLLINAQPMFFDVEEPKAMAHVKKATVVCLLMVGLMSAIDLTWTLLASQQGSMRELNPLGNQFISDASKLVLFKTVLTVTSLGLLFWFRHLPIARRASWWCCLVLTLLTARWLTFHSLLV; translated from the coding sequence ATGGACTTGGTATCGACACGCTGCACGCTGTTCACGCGGATGATGACCGCGATCTTGCTGGCGGGGCTGCTCACTTCCTCTCTGAGTGCACAGAGCGGACGCTACGGTCGCGGCGATCGGGAATCCGATACACCGATCGAATCCGAACTGGGTTATTTGTTCGTCGATGGAACTTATCTACCACCGCCGTACAAGATTGAAGCGGACTACGAACAGGAATTGATTCACATCAATGGAACCGAATACTCCGCGGACGCCTTTGATTTGAGCGGCTATACGAACCGCGGTTTCGGCATGCGTGGTGAACGGGGTTCTTGGCGATTTGGCGGGCGCGGTCCAAGAAGGGAGCGTGGTGAAAGCTCTCCAGCATTTCCAACGTCCAGCTCCTTGCAGGCCCTGGTTCGCGAAATTGGCTCGCTGCAACATGGTGGCTTTGTGATTCTGCAAAGCGAGCGGCCGCCGATGGTTTTGTGGACTGGGCAAAACGGTCATGAGTTACTGGAGACGTTGATCGCGACCGAGACGGAACCGCGCGATACTCTTGCCATTCCCTCGTCGCTGGAATCACGCTCGAAAGAAACCTGGCAGGAACTGGTCGACCAGTTTCAGGCGACTCCAGCATTCCTCGAGCGAGCGACTGCGGATGTGGAAAAAGTCCACGCCGCCATTGATTCGAACCGAATCGTGGCCAATGCAGTCGTTTGGAGCGAACGCCTGAGCTATCCGTTAACCATGTTTGGTCTTGTTCTGGTTGTAATTGCCTTTGGACACCTGCTGATCAATGCCCAACCGATGTTCTTCGATGTGGAGGAACCGAAGGCGATGGCGCACGTTAAGAAGGCGACCGTGGTGTGCCTGTTGATGGTCGGCTTGATGTCGGCGATCGATCTGACCTGGACCCTGCTGGCCAGTCAACAGGGTTCGATGCGAGAACTCAATCCGTTGGGTAACCAGTTCATCAGCGACGCCAGCAAGTTAGTCCTGTTCAAGACCGTCCTCACGGTGACGTCGTTGGGGCTGCTGTTCTGGTTTCGCCATCTGCCGATCGCGCGACGCGCATCGTGGTGGTGTTGTCTGGTACTTACGCTGCTGACCGCCCGCTGGCTGACATTCCATTCGTTACTCGTCTGA
- a CDS encoding dockerin type I domain-containing protein encodes MNPSYRRRSCTTTALRIERLEDRRVLAGAGVELPLAPHGEDLSDLASQVVQQVQSSAAAVAGQVAATAPKAFPDVDGKDGVTSFDALLVINDLNRYGTRLLQSHDIAERCFDVDLDGWVTPFDALTVVNRVNYQLRQLKSASVPVQASVLDELPQLDESAELITRVYPVGDLVIPQHGPLGGFGDGILGHLLDGIADDLRGGFGGGFGGGFGGRFGGGFGGGFGGGFGGGFGGGFGGSELWMEDMENGDDDPDEYGDGGMGNGGTGDDAIADYDALIELIKNTVSPDSWDQRGGDGTIQTLPQNLSLVVSQTPMVHEEIADLLNQLRSLQDLQVTIEVRFVTLDDNFFERIGVDFDFDVDDQGLPLPGEQAFADGAPGVNEVISFAESFNRRGVPDLTFDQDSFVIAPPFGGGQIDSGASLGFAILSDIEVFFFLQASQGDDRTDVIQAPKVTLFNGQTAAVFSDSQLPFVTSVIPVVG; translated from the coding sequence ATGAATCCGTCGTATCGTCGCAGAAGCTGCACCACCACTGCCCTCCGAATCGAACGGTTGGAAGATCGCCGAGTCCTGGCCGGCGCGGGGGTGGAACTGCCGCTCGCTCCCCACGGCGAAGATTTAAGCGACCTGGCATCCCAGGTGGTTCAGCAAGTTCAGTCGAGCGCCGCAGCCGTGGCGGGACAAGTCGCGGCGACGGCCCCGAAGGCTTTCCCCGATGTCGACGGCAAGGACGGCGTCACCTCCTTCGACGCCTTGCTGGTGATCAATGATCTGAACCGCTACGGCACACGCCTGCTCCAGTCACACGACATAGCGGAGCGGTGTTTCGACGTGGATCTGGATGGCTGGGTCACCCCCTTCGATGCGCTGACGGTCGTTAATCGGGTCAACTACCAACTCCGCCAGCTGAAATCGGCTTCTGTCCCAGTACAAGCTTCCGTACTCGATGAGTTGCCACAGTTGGATGAATCCGCAGAGCTGATCACTAGGGTGTACCCGGTGGGAGACCTGGTGATTCCTCAGCACGGGCCGCTTGGTGGATTCGGCGACGGCATCCTTGGACATCTGCTGGATGGGATCGCCGATGATTTGCGCGGCGGGTTCGGGGGTGGATTCGGGGGTGGATTCGGGGGTAGATTCGGGGGTGGATTCGGGGGTGGATTCGGGGGTGGATTCGGCGGTGGATTCGGCGGTGGATTCGGTGGCAGCGAGTTGTGGATGGAGGATATGGAAAACGGGGACGATGACCCGGATGAATATGGTGATGGTGGCATGGGGAACGGCGGTACGGGCGATGATGCGATTGCTGACTACGACGCCTTGATCGAACTCATCAAGAACACCGTCTCGCCGGATTCCTGGGATCAGCGAGGCGGAGACGGCACGATTCAAACGCTGCCGCAGAACCTCAGCTTGGTTGTCAGCCAGACGCCAATGGTGCACGAAGAGATAGCCGACCTGCTCAACCAGCTGCGCAGCCTGCAAGACCTGCAGGTGACGATCGAAGTGCGATTTGTGACGTTGGATGACAACTTCTTCGAACGCATCGGCGTGGATTTTGACTTCGACGTCGATGACCAGGGGCTGCCTTTGCCCGGCGAGCAAGCTTTCGCTGACGGTGCGCCCGGCGTGAACGAAGTGATCAGCTTTGCCGAGTCGTTCAATCGCCGCGGGGTGCCGGACCTGACATTCGATCAAGACTCGTTTGTCATCGCACCGCCATTTGGCGGCGGTCAGATCGATTCCGGAGCCAGTCTCGGTTTCGCGATCCTTAGTGACATCGAAGTGTTCTTCTTCCTGCAAGCTTCCCAGGGCGACGACCGCACCGACGTGATTCAGGCTCCCAAGGTCACGCTGTTTAATGGCCAGACGGCTGCCGTCTTCAGTGACAGTCAACTGCCCTTTGTCACCAGCGTGATCCCGGTGGTGGGCTGA
- a CDS encoding sialate O-acetylesterase, with protein MDRTKTEVDGENRRDKPIKNDLHYSAEGYKTLGKRFAENALELIEANR; from the coding sequence ATGGACAGAACGAAAACCGAAGTTGACGGCGAGAATCGTCGTGACAAACCGATCAAGAACGACTTGCACTATTCCGCCGAAGGCTACAAGACCTTGGGCAAACGCTTTGCCGAAAATGCCTTGGAGTTGATCGAGGCGAATCGGTAA
- a CDS encoding MerC domain-containing protein has product MSVELPMVDSGLAGPTAQAAQPNWLGWSDWAGMVASIGCAIHCAAMPFVIAYLPALGLSFLADEAFHKWMAVGCFLIALSAFVPGFRKHGRLIPVGIGSLGLVMISVVAFGFAGECCVACEAAAGPLASQTAGLSEDAAPAVAAEPCTDACCAHCASEAAATDSQPAVAGLGLPALPTESTASSQLVERIVPWMTPLGGIVLVFAHLLNRRYGCLCGCCEREGAEVAA; this is encoded by the coding sequence ATGAGTGTTGAATTGCCGATGGTCGATTCCGGATTGGCCGGTCCGACGGCGCAAGCCGCCCAGCCGAATTGGCTGGGCTGGAGCGACTGGGCGGGCATGGTGGCCTCGATCGGCTGTGCGATTCACTGCGCCGCGATGCCCTTTGTGATCGCTTATCTGCCCGCATTGGGGCTGAGTTTCCTGGCCGATGAAGCTTTTCACAAGTGGATGGCCGTCGGTTGTTTCCTGATCGCTTTGTCCGCGTTTGTGCCTGGGTTTCGTAAGCACGGGCGTTTGATCCCGGTGGGGATCGGCAGTTTGGGCTTGGTGATGATTTCGGTGGTGGCATTCGGATTTGCCGGTGAGTGTTGTGTCGCTTGTGAAGCCGCGGCGGGACCGCTCGCCTCCCAAACCGCCGGTCTATCTGAAGACGCCGCGCCGGCAGTTGCGGCGGAGCCATGCACGGACGCTTGTTGTGCGCATTGTGCGAGTGAAGCCGCCGCAACCGACTCGCAGCCCGCGGTGGCCGGCCTGGGCCTGCCCGCGTTACCCACCGAGTCCACGGCCTCGAGTCAGCTGGTGGAGCGGATCGTACCCTGGATGACTCCGCTCGGCGGAATCGTGCTCGTGTTCGCACACCTGCTCAACCGCCGCTACGGCTGCCTGTGTGGTTGTTGTGAGCGTGAAGGGGCCGAGGTCGCGGCGTGA
- a CDS encoding dienelactone hydrolase family protein, translated as MTKTLFIACLVAVLPVTALATSPLESPAKTFTVEQVDSYVESLWKNYVAAEVELRKQENDRREIKLGERTMPFWYKVFGEKPAGGRSLFISMHGGGSAPASLNDNQYKNQQKLYEPEEGVYFVPRAPTNTWNLWHEAHIDDFFERVIENMVLLEDVNPNRVYIMGYSAGGDGVFQLAPRMADRLAAAAMMAGHPNETTPDGLRNLPFTIHMGGRDGSFNRNKKAAEWKTMLADLNKQDPQGYTHEVTIHEGLGHWVNRKDAVAVPWMAKFTRNISPQLVVWKQDDRTHNRFYWLAVSDEQLKPRAVIRVRHDGQAFEVLHSDVSEFFIRVSDQMIDFDQEVIVKYNDQTLFRGQLTRSKATIQKTFDERHDRTAVFSAEIQVKIPGE; from the coding sequence ATGACCAAGACGCTGTTTATTGCCTGCCTCGTCGCGGTTCTACCGGTCACGGCGCTGGCGACCTCTCCCCTCGAATCCCCCGCCAAAACCTTCACGGTGGAACAGGTCGACAGCTACGTTGAATCGCTATGGAAGAACTATGTCGCAGCCGAAGTTGAGCTGCGAAAGCAAGAGAACGACCGTCGTGAGATCAAGCTCGGCGAGCGGACCATGCCGTTCTGGTACAAAGTCTTCGGCGAAAAACCCGCGGGCGGCCGCAGTCTGTTTATCTCGATGCACGGCGGCGGTTCGGCGCCGGCTTCCCTCAACGACAACCAGTATAAGAACCAACAAAAACTGTACGAACCAGAGGAAGGTGTTTACTTCGTGCCCAGGGCACCTACGAACACTTGGAACCTTTGGCATGAAGCCCACATCGATGACTTCTTTGAACGCGTCATCGAAAACATGGTCTTGCTGGAAGACGTTAATCCCAATCGTGTCTACATCATGGGATACTCGGCCGGCGGGGACGGCGTCTTTCAGCTTGCCCCGCGGATGGCCGATCGGCTCGCTGCCGCCGCGATGATGGCCGGCCATCCAAACGAAACGACGCCGGACGGGCTTCGGAATCTTCCCTTCACGATTCATATGGGCGGACGTGATGGCAGCTTCAACCGCAACAAGAAGGCGGCGGAATGGAAAACCATGCTGGCGGATTTAAACAAGCAAGACCCCCAAGGCTATACCCACGAAGTGACCATCCATGAAGGACTCGGACACTGGGTCAATCGCAAGGACGCTGTAGCCGTGCCTTGGATGGCCAAATTCACGCGAAACATCTCGCCCCAATTGGTTGTCTGGAAACAAGACGACCGAACGCACAATCGTTTCTATTGGTTGGCGGTAAGCGATGAACAGCTCAAACCTCGCGCAGTGATCCGTGTCAGGCACGACGGGCAAGCCTTCGAAGTGCTGCACAGTGATGTGAGTGAATTCTTTATTCGCGTCAGCGATCAGATGATCGATTTTGATCAAGAGGTTATCGTAAAGTACAACGATCAAACTCTGTTCCGTGGCCAGCTGACTCGCAGCAAAGCAACCATCCAAAAGACTTTCGATGAGCGACACGATAGGACGGCCGTCTTCAGCGCGGAAATCCAAGTAAAAATTCCCGGCGAATGA